From the genome of Neomonachus schauinslandi chromosome 1, ASM220157v2, whole genome shotgun sequence:
GCTACTGAACCACACTTAATTTAAGACTAATTATGAGGCCAACATGAGTCAAATGTCTTTGGAGTCTTTATGTGTATCCATTTCTCTTCTGTTAAAAtcccttcctggggcgcctgggtggctcagttggttaagcgactgccttcggctcaggtcatgatcccagagtcctgggattgagccccgcattgggcaccctgctcctcagggagcctgcttctcctggagcctgcttctccctctccctctgcctgccactccagctgcttgtgctctctctctctgtctctctctctgtgtcaaataaataaataaaatcttaaaaaaaaaatcccttcttaATGTCCCAGTTTCATGACATAATTTTTGAAATCAAATTTAAACAGCCCTAAAGTATACCATTAATTACATTCTGCTTTAATTATAATGTTAATTGGTCCACGTCTGCTAGCATGACACCTTTCACTGGAAAGTAATAAAGTTGACCAGGCACAGCCAACCTCCTAATTCAAAATTTTTGCTAATTAAGTAAAAACTTGTTTGGTGTCTATATCCTGGTTGAGGTAAGCCTTACCATTCCTAGAATTATCTGGTTTAGTCTTTCatccatgcagaagaatgactaCTTTTAGCCACATGTTGGATATTCTAAGAAAAtgccattcttctgcatgggtgGGGGCCTAGACCAGGTAATTCTAGATATGGTAAAGCAATTTAGATCCAAATGAAGAAGCCCACATCTTCTGCCCCTCGGTCCTAGACTTCAGCTCAGGAGAGTCTGCCCTCTCTTTCCACTTTAGCACTGGGCCCTACGGAAATTGCCCTTACAGTCATTATGACCTTGTTTGCCCTGGGCTCTGTCATCATCTTCCTGGAGGATGCTGTCTACCTGTACAAGAACACCCGGTGCCCCATCAAGAGGAGGACCCTGCTCTGGAGCAGCTCTGCACCCACGGTAAGGGCCTTGTAGCTGCCATTTGGGAGGGACTAAACAAGAGACAGGAACCATTTTGAGAATTCCTCTAAACTCAGCAATTCAAGTCAGCAAAGTGTTGCCTGGGGGGGCTGTAATGGGATTTCCGTTTGCAGTCAGGACCCCATGCTTGGAAGGCTAATAGGCAGTGGGACAGGGAGTTTGAATTCTTAGAGCCAAGTGACAGCTGCAGAAACTGCTCAGCCCACCAGCAGCCCCACTCATTACTTCCTGCCACAGTATTACTGTTAAAAGCAAGCTTCCTTCCTATACAGGAAAGCAGTGGTTCCTCAGAGGGGAAAGcgggaaagaattttttttccatgggGACATACTCAGCTCTACCCTTACATTGTAGACCTTTTTAACTCACTCTCACAAACATTATATAGGTCTCTGGCTTGCTCCCAGGCCATAAGACTGGACTTCCATTTCCTTAtaaggtctgtgtgtgtgtctggggtggAGAATGGAGCCCTTGAGGTCCTTTTCTAGCAGAGGACACCTGCTTGGGCCATCTCAAATCATCAGAGATGCTCTAGTAACATGTGATGTTGAAAAGGAAGGGTTGGATCTTGACCCAGTTCCTCCTAAGGATGAACTTACCTACACTACTCCAGGGATATAGGAAAAGAGCTCCGGACTTAAGGGGACCTGCTGTCTCCAACCCTAGATACAGAAGGAACTGACCAccgaatttaaaaaaaacttttaaaattagttgattttttaaaaattaattagttatTTTTTCCAGCCGACCACTTACAGTAATGACACCCCAGTTGTTCAGGTTTTGCTTCCTTGAGCCCTTGCCACAAAAGGTTTGACAGGGTTAGAGCACAAAGACTCCCTTCTCACTGCAACCAGCTTCTTGCTCCTCTCCAAGTAGGTCGTGTCTGTGTTCTGCTGTTTTGGTCTCTGGATCCCTCGTTCCCTCATGCTCGTGGAAATGGCCATAACCTCGTGAgtgtcctgccccacccccagctctgagCTGGGTACCCTTTTGCTCCCCACTCGCCCAGGACTCCAGAGTCCACATCTTCTTTTATCCCATATCCCTTCCATAAATCCCTGCAAACTAATTCATCATGAATCTAGCCCCCTTTCAACGTGTGCTAATCAGGTCTCTTGAACTTCTGGTTCTGTTCATCCTTAGTCAATCATTTTGTTCCTACAGGCCCCAATTCCTCTCATCCTCAGCCCCTGGACCCtgtcctgtctctccctcttgctgGGTCACACATTCTGAATGCCTGGTCCCTACTGTGACCCCCTCAGTGAGCCCCACCTCTGTGCACCCCTTGAGTCTGGTATCCCCTCAGCTGGCTGCCACCTCCCCCTCTGTGAGGCCCACCTCTGCTCCCACTCCAGGTTTTATGCGGTATGCTTTTACCTGCTGATGAGGGTCATAGTGGAAGGCTTTGGTGGGAAGGAGGCACTAATGAGGACACTGAAGGACACTCCGATGATGGTCCACACAggcccctgctgctgctgctgcccctgctgccccccattcatgctcacCAGGTAAGCTGGGAGGGAGAGGCTCCCTCGAGGAACAGGTTGGCCTCTTCCTGCACTCTCCCAGGagcctctctggctctctcagcCCTGCTTCAAGTCTCTTGGAACCAGGCTGCTATGGAACAAAGCCAGTGATGAAAGGGTGGGCATCCCACAGCCACCACCCACACACTGGGCACCCACTCAGGGGtgaggagagcagaggaaggagaactCCAATTTCCATCACTTAAGCTCACTGCTGCCTACAAACTTTAGCCACATGGAGCAAAGTGGACTTTGGGCTACTTACTTGTCCCTTGTGTCCATTTTGGTTAATGAGGTTGGGGTCAACATAGTTCTTGCCCAAAAGGCAGCCCAAAAGGCAGCATTCTGGTCTGGGGGTGAGTGGGAGACAAGAAGAGGGTTTCCAATGCTCTCAACATTCTGGCTTCTTCCTATGTCCCCATCCATTGAGCCATTTTGGTGTCTGTTATGGCAGCTGAGCTTCAGCTcaggagcccagtgagggagCTGGAAGGTGTTCTTGAGGTAGGCAGTCTGTGGGGTCATGTTCCTAACCCTCTTCTTCCTTCAGGAAGAAGCTTCAGCTGCTGATGTTGGGCCCATTCCAGTATGCCTTCTTCAAGATAACACTGAGCCTGGTGGGCCTGTTTCTCATCCCAGATGGCATCTATGACCCAGCAGACGTAAGCCAGGAATAAGGGGCAGCAAAGTCCAAGACTCACTTGTACCTCTGAGCTCTAGAAGGAAGAGCTGGAGCCAACATCCCCTGCAACAGGGCCCCACAGACAGGGTAGCCCCAGTAACAGTGTGGCCGTGGAAAAGTAGAGGCTTGGAGAccctggtggggagaggagagtggaATAGGCCAAAGCTTTGGGCCTTTTTTATTACCTTTCCCACcatggaagaagagaaataaaaggaggagaaaaacctTGCCTCCCTCACTGACTACTTTCTGATCTGCCACCAGATTTCTGAAGAGAGCATAGCTCTGTGGGTCAACACTCTCCTCGGTGTGTCCACCCTGTTGGCTCTCTGGACCCTGGCCATCATTTTCCGTCAAGCCAAGATGCACCTGGGCGAGCAGAATATAGGAGCCAAATTTGCCCTCTTTCAGGTAACTACACCCTGGGAGAGAAAAGATGGTTAATATTAGAGCTACCAGTAACTGGGGTTAGGAGATGAGACTAATAAAGACCAAAAGTGGGTCTGGAAACCTTCTTAAGCCTAGGTTTCCTGTGAGCTTTAGAAAACgattcctgccccttcccagcttttgtttttctgtgctgTAATAGCTTCCTAGTGCTGCCCTCACAAAGgatcacaaactgggtggcttaaaacaacagaaatttctttgctcacagttctggaggctggaagttcaaaatcaaggtgtcgacCAGGCCATGCTCCCCCTGAAACCTATAGGGGagaattcttccttgcctcttcctaacTTCTGGTGGTTGGCCAGCACTCCCCGGCTGGCAGCTGCATCACAGATTTTGCCTCCACCATGACATGGCATGTGTCATGTGTCTtgtgtctcttttcctcttcttataaggacaacagTATATGGGAATAAGGATCCACTCTCCTCCAGCATGATGTCATCTTAACTCATGACACCTAATGAGTTAATCAAAACAATGATgctgtttccaaataagatcacattctgaagtactgggggttaggactttaacatatcgTTTTAGGGGATGCACTTCAACTCCTAGAATGTGTATTATCAACCTTAAATTCTTCtacctttgcttttttcttttcttttctaccctACACTTTCTAAAGCTCTATAATTCATCACCACCAGGAGCATAAGCATTATCATAGTTATGAACTACCTTGACCACATCAGCATTATCATAGTTATGAACTACCTTGACCACAAGATTTTTCATACATTACATCTAAATTTTCACAATAATCTTAGGagtcattattatttctattgtaCAGATGAGGCCCAGAGACGTCATCGGGCTTGCTCGAAGGCACATAGGTATGGGACTAGAATTTAAACCTAGATCTGTCTGACTCTCAAATCCACATTCCTTCTTCTCATCATGCTGCCTGCACACCTCTTCTGAAAGTTCTCCACAAGGCACATTTTTCACTTTGACCCTTTCCATTCTCTAAAGCAAATGCAATGATTTCTAGTCcaatcttgttttccttctctctccattctttctgtctcctaGCTAGGCCCTTCTCCTACTCCCACAGCTTCGTGACTGCTTTATAGTTAACAGTGTGCTTTCACATAAATTCTCAGTTGATCTAAGCAGATGCTTCCGAAATGTGGATTTCTGGGCATATAGTAGGTAGAATTGAAGAAGAGAGAGGCCAGAAGAGCCTGAACTGAGTCAGGGACTGAAAGGGCAGAAAGGATCTGGGCCCCAGAAGTACTTAGGGTCTTGCCACAGGCTAAAAACCCTGTGACTGCCGAGCTTGCCCGGGACTATTGTGGGGACACCTGGACATGCTGAGTCTGCCTTGAAGAGGCTGATGCTTCAGAAAAGTGTGCTCAGGGAGGACAAGTACTAAGACAAATGGTGTTGCTGGAGCCTCtggacagagattttttttcttttttttttcttgttgtatcaaaatatacataaaatttaccaatttatttttaagtgtacagttcagtggcagtaagtgcattcacattgttgtgcaatcatcaccaccatccatttccagaattttttcgcCTTCcacacagaaactctgtacctattgAACATTAATTCCCCTTTTCCCCCTTCCGCCCACGCCCTGGCACAGTAGAGATTTTTCAAGGGGCGCCTTCCTTCATGGCCAATTGCCCCTCATTCTAAGAGCAGGGAATCTCAGGTCCTTGAGCCAGATGGAAATAGTCTTCTCTAACCATCCACCCTGTTCATCCACTGAGTGCTCATTAGTAGCCATGGCTGAGACAGGGATATAAACATGGACCCCCAATCAGTTCTTGTTTCTTGTCACAGATTATCGTAAAATATTGGGTAGAAGACAAGATTGTAATTTGCCTAAAGATTAAAACTCCACAAAACTTTACTTAAGTGAGTTTTAGCCCTCTGTAAGTGCACAGATCGAAAGGCCAGTTGAATGCACTGTGGAAGGTCAAGCACAACAGTGGGCCTATTGGCCTCAATGCCGCGGGTGCTGggcccctcctgcccttccttctcttttgttctgCAGGTTCTCCTCATCCTGACTGCCCTGCAGCCATCCATCTTCTCAATCTTGGCCAACAGCAGGCAGATTGCTTGTTCACCtcccttttcctctaaaatcaggtcTCAAGGTGAGCACAGAGAGTTCCTCTCTCATTCCAGAATGGGCGAAAAAGGAGGGTCAGGGAAGAGAGGACCTTGGAAGAGAGGTTGGGCCAGCCTGGCTTCTGCTCAGAATACTCAGAAAGGGATCTCCTGAGAAATCCTAGTGGGGTTTTAAGGAGATGGTGGATTCTCCAACCACACAGAGGAGAGCTGCAATCCCACAGCTTGAGGCCAGCCCTGATGGCCAACCTAGGAAGCTACAGGTTCGATCCTCAGCTTCTGGGAGAGGAATGAGTGTGGTTTGAAAGCAGAAGGTCATgctgatgggggcgcctgggtggctcagtcggttaagtgcatccgactcttgatgtctgctcaggtcatgatctcagggttgtgggatcgagccccacatcaggctccatgctaagcgtggaatctgcttgggattctctctcactctgcccctccccactgctcgatctctctcagaaaaaaaaaaaaaaagaaaaagaaggaaggtcatgatgataaaacacacaaaagaaatggGGTTTAATGCTAGCCTCCGTTTGCAGAAAGTAGAGAGTCAAGTTCTGGTTTTGGCTCTACCATTAATCTGCTACGTTACTTATGACAACTTAATATCTTTAGACTTGGTTTGAGGACAAATTGGAGAAAGTGTTGCTAAA
Proteins encoded in this window:
- the SLC51A gene encoding organic solute transporter subunit alpha is translated as MEPDRTQIKLDPRYTADLLELLKTNYSIPSACFSHAPTAAQLLRALGPTEIALTVIMTLFALGSVIIFLEDAVYLYKNTRCPIKRRTLLWSSSAPTVVSVFCCFGLWIPRSLMLVEMAITSFYAVCFYLLMRVIVEGFGGKEALMRTLKDTPMMVHTGPCCCCCPCCPPFMLTRKKLQLLMLGPFQYAFFKITLSLVGLFLIPDGIYDPADISEESIALWVNTLLGVSTLLALWTLAIIFRQAKMHLGEQNIGAKFALFQVLLILTALQPSIFSILANSRQIACSPPFSSKIRSQVMNCHLLVLETFLLTVLTRMYYRRKDNKVGYEPFSSSGLDLTSKSKVDIERDTVYIKQAQDLLTVPQP